From Sphingobacterium bambusae:
CGGTGAATTCCTTCAACTTTAGCCATGGCACGATCGGCAAAATTGGGCTTCGTTTTCTTTTTGCGACTCAGTAATACTGCACTCATCATGGGGATGTACGTGAGAGATAGGATAAAAGCACCTACCAAAGCGAAGGCTACTGTTTGCGCCATAGGTTTGAACATTTTGCCTTCGATACCCTCTAGGGAGAATATGGGCAAATAGACAATGAGGATAACGATCTGTCCAAATACCGCACTATTTACCATTTTACTTGCCGCGCCAGTCACCTCTTTGTCCATTTCTACTTTACCGAGCTGATTGCCCAGTCCGAAATGTTTCTTATGGGCCAGCTGATGCAAAACGGCTTCTACAATAATGACGGCACCATCAACGATCAATCCGAAGTCGAGAGCACCGAGGCTCATGAGATTGCCACCCACGCCGAACATGTTCATCATGATCACTGCGAACAACATGGAAAGTGGAATCACGGATGCAACTAAAAATCCTGCGCGAAAATTTCCTAAGAAAAGCACGAGGATAAAGACCACGATAAGCGCGCCTTCGGTGAGGTTAGTTTTGACGGTGCCAATGGTGTTGTTTACCATTTTCGCCCGATCAATAAAAGGCTCGATAACAACACCTTCAGGTAGGGTTTTTTCGATTTCTGCAAGCCTTGTTTTTATTTGCTGAACGACTTTATTAGCATTTTCTCCTTTGAGCATGAGGATGATGGCACCAGAGACCTCGCCTTTATCGTTGAAAGTCATCGCGCCATAGCGCGTGGCAAAGCCTTCGCGAATGTCAGCTACGTCTTTTAGCAGCACCGGTGCACCCGCTTGCGTCTCGGCGACGGGAATAGATTCGATGTCGAGGATAGAACCCACGAGCCCTTCACTTCGGATAAACAAGGTCGACTCTTGTTGTTCAATATATGCGCCACCGGTATTCTGGTTGTTTTGTTCCAAGGCATCGAAGACATGGTTGATGCTCAGGTTTAAAGATTGTAGTTTCTTTGGGTTGATCGCAATTTCGTATTGTTTCAATTTGCCGCCAAAGCTGCTGACCTCGGCTACGCCGGGTGTACCCAGCAGTTGCCTGCGTACCACCCAGTCTTGAATTGTGCGGAGCTGCATTTCATTATAACGGTGCTCATAACCTTCTTTCGCACGCACGACATACTGGAATATTTCACCCAAACCGGTGGAAACGGGACCTAACTCGGGGACGCCGATGCCTGCCGGAATCTGCTCTTTTACCGCTTGTAGGCGCTCGGTTACTTGTTGGCGTGCCCAGTATACATCTGTAGCATCGTCAAACACGATGGTGACCAGCGATAGGCCAAAGCGGGAAAAACTTCGTGTTTCAGTGATGCCACTGATATTGCTGCTGGCATGTTCGATAGGGAAAGTGACGAGGCGCTCGATATCTAGGGCTCCGTAGGAAGGAGCTACCGTGATCACCTGTACTTGGTTGTTGGTGATGTCGGGCTGCGCATCGATAGGTAGTTTCTTTAGCTCGTATAGACCAAAGAGGATAAGTCCTAATGTAAATAGGACAACAATGAGTTTGTTCCGAACGGAAGACTCAATAATTTTATTAAGCATGATAAGCGTCTTGTCAAATGATTAAAATACATAGCATCGCTCCTCGTTTTGCGTAAGAACGTCTATGGTTTGTTATCTTAAGTCAATTAACAAAAGCGGGGCGGCTGGAAAATGGGAGAGAGGTAATTGAAGCAGTGGCCGAGCTGATAATAGCATGTATCCCTTTCGGCCGGAAGGATGGAAACATTTGGAAGCTCAACCGTAATGTTATCGGGGACATTGGCTAGAACCATCATCACCGGCGTGCTTTTCATGAAAGGAAGTTTCATATCAGTATCCCAGTCTGCATCTTTTTCATGACCACCATAGTGGTGCACGACAAAATCCAAGAGATCGCCTTGGTATTCTGCATAATGCTCAATAAGAATAGGCAATTTCAGCAACTCAATAAGATGCGTCGTGGCCAGTAGATACATGGCAGAAAATAATATAGCAATATTTCTGATCATTCCTTGTTGTCCAAAAATAGGCGATTAATCCTATTGAAGCAAAGGAATGATCAAAAAAAATAAAATGTGTAGCGCGTTAATAGTGCGCTTATGCTTCTTTCGCATTCACAATGAGATAAGCGCGTACCAATTGTCCGTCGCGATCGTTTAATTTTGCTTTTGGAATCATCCGCTTAAGCGTATTGTTCCATTGTTCGGGCGTGCGGGTTTCCGGTTCTTTTTGTTTGTGGCATTTTGCGCAGTTGTTGGTAAATAGCACTTTTCCTTCGGCAATCTCGCTTTCGCTGTATTTGGCAAGAATCTGTTCTTTGTTTTCCACAGGTAGCGAACGGATAACCTCACTGGCTTTCGGAAAACAACCTACAAGCATAGCGACCCCTAAACCGACTATGATGCTCGTTTTTAGTTTTTTCATGATCATTTTTTACATTAATACTCTTCTCTTTTATAAAACAGAAAACCTGAAAGATTTGTTTGTGCTTGGCGATAAAAATCGGTGCTTCTGCAGATGATCTCCTTTTTGGATTAGGCCTTGACCTAAAAAATGCACATTATCTGGAAAACATTTTTCCTCTTTTTTTATTTTAATAAAGTCCGTCCGGTTGTTTGATTGTTGAACAGGGGCATAAAAAGGTATTAGCGTATGTTGCTTAAAGGAAAGATTTCGGTTTTAGATTTTGTAAAAACTATTAGATATGATTTAGTTGCTATCACGGCATTTAGCGTCTTTGTTGGCTATTTGGATACGCAGCGTTTTCTAGCATCAATGGTTATTCCGTTGGCGTTGGTGGCGATAGTGGGAACAGCGATTTCTCTGCTCTTGGCCTTTCGGACGGGGCAGGCCTACGACCGCTGGTGGGAAGCTAGAACGGTATGGGGAGCAATCGTGAACGATTCTAGAACATTCTTGCGCCAGCTACGGGAATTTTTGCCCGATGGTGAAGACCGAGAAATCCGACAATTCATTGAGCGGCAGATTATTTGGAATTTCGCGCTGAGTGAGTCCCTAAGACGTTTGCCTTTTTCTTCGCGGGTGAGGCAATATATTGATTTGGAAGGAGTGAAAGATGCTAATGTGCCGAATGCGCTTTTGCTCAAACATGGCTTGCAACTCAAAAAACTCAATGCTGAGGGTAAGCTAACGGAATTTCGGCAAGTGCAATTGGATACTACCTTAACCAAACTATGTGACTCCATGGGACGGTGTGAACGTATTAAAAACACAGTTTTCCCCGTTTCTTACAGTACGCTCATTCACTTTTTGATCTATCTGTTTGCGTTCTTGTTGCCTTTTGGTCTGGATGATAATTTCCCCCTTATTGAGGCCATATTAACGGCAGGAATTCCGATAATCTTTATTGTTATTGAACGTACCGCAATTCTAATGCAGGATCCTTTTGAAAATGGACCGATGGATACGCCAATGACAAATATCAGCCAAAATATTGAATTTGTTTTAAGGCAACAGCTGGGCGATGATGTAGAAAAACCAGCGCCCACTGATCCGAATTTTTACTATATGCTCTAATCGAGCACGCTATGGTTCGAGCATCCTGTTAAAAAACCGGATTGCCGTGTTGCACAAGTCCCTTCACATCAGCAATTCTTGCTATGGCTTCTGCCGAGCAGCTGGCATCGACCAGTACAAAGCTAGCCTCGTCGCCGGCCTTTGGCCATTGCTGTTGGCCGCTATCGTTTAATGGGAGTACTCCTCTAGTGGCTATCTTTAAACTTCTCGATAACGCGAACTCGGTGACGTAACCGTAAAGCTGGGCTGCAAGATTCGCTTTTTGAAGTACACTTCCTGAACCGAAGGTGTTCCAATGATCGATGATGCTATCGTTTCCCGTTAGTACTTCCACGCCATGTTTACACAGGGTAGGGATAGGCATGATGGTACGCCCAAAAGGTATGGTGGAGATAATGCCAATTTTTGCCTGCCCCAGCGCTTCGGCAGTACGTTCCAGTTGAGCTCCGTCCAAATGAGCCAATATGAAGCTATGGCTAAGATATGTTTTGCCCTGTAGCACAGGATTCTCCTGCACCTTTTTGATGAGGTATTCGACCGTTTTCAATCCCGATTCACCGCCTTCATGAAGATGTATATCTATTCCTTTGCCATGATCCAAGGCCAACTGCACCGTAAAATCTATGGTTCGCTCGATATTGCCATCGATCGAATAAGGATCTAGCCCTCCAATGAAATCAATATCCATTGTTGCAGCTTCTTTCATATACGAGCGGGAGTCCGTGTAAAAGAGTCCATGTTGAGGGAAAGCCACAAGCTCTGCTTGGAAGCCATCTTTTTTTCGTTCAAGCGCTCGTTGTAAGTTTTTCAGTGAATCCAACTTTGAGGTAGGTTCAATGTTAACATGGCTCCTAGCGTAGCCGCTGCCTTTGGATTGGAGCAGTTCGATCAGCTTTTCGGCATGCTCGGTGGATGATTGGAGCATCTTAGGCAGGAGTTGTTGTTCTAAGGCGATCATACCTTTTACACCTCCTTGCCGCGGGCGAACGGCTTGCCATTGGCCGCCGAAGAATGTTTTGTCTAGGTGTATATGCATATCATGAAAGGCGGGCAAGGCAAGCGCGCCTTGCGCGTCGATAGCCTGATCGTCGTTGACGTTTGGAAGGATGGCTTTGATCTTTCCATCAGCAATTTCCAAGGTAAACGTTTCCGTTTTTGTGCCGATAACCTCGTCGTTTTCGTAAATGAAGCCCGTTTCCAGACGTACGTTCTTGATCCGGTAGGATGAGGAAGAGGCGATTCCTCTCTTAGCTTTGGCCGATGCCAAATAGGGACTACTTGCCATCATGCCGGCCGCTGCAAGACTGGTTTGCCAAATAAAATCCTTACGGGATAGGGCGTTTTTTGCTTTCATGCTGTATCTGTTAAATTGAACGATACAAACATAGCTATCTTCGGCAGATGTCCTGTGTAGCGATTATCTCAAAGCTTGTACGGTTTATAGTTTTTACCGTATACACTCCTGTGCTGTGCTGGAATCGGTAGATCTTCTAATGCAGATTTACTTGCCCAGTTAACAAATGCAAAATGGCCGGAAATCGTTCCGGCCATTGTTATGCTTCCTGCCTTCTGCAGTCTTGTGAAGCGTCGTCGATCAGTATTTTATTTATTTCATGCTGATCTTGGCAAAGCCCGATACGGCTCCACCCTCGCTGACATCGAAAAGTTTTGTAGCGCTATTGTTGCTTTGGTTGTACTCATAGTATCCATTGGTGCCGCTATTTTGCGTTGAGGCTCGCAATAGAATTTTACCATCGACTTCGGTAACAGCATAAGCTGCACCAGGATTATTACCCGTAGGGATGCCGGTAATTTCTGCAAAAGTCTTTGAAGCGACATCTACGCTGTAATACTTCCAAATATCGGCTGAATTGATATTGCCGTTTGGACCTCCCGTTAGACTTGCCGTGTTCAGGGTTAGGATTAATTTGCCATTATGGGCGAAGACGTTCACAAATTTACCATTATCCTCGGCTCTAAAGTCTGAAAATTTCAACTCCCAGCTTGTGTCGATGACCGTTTCGCTAGCTTTGATGCGCACGATCTTGGATTTTCCACCGAGCCCTTGAGGGCTTACCCCCTGGGTCACGATATAGAGGTCGCCGTTGCTGTCGAAATCATACATTTGGTTTTCGTTGATGTAGGCGATACTTCCCGTGCCTTCAATGGAGATCGTTTTTTCGTAGGCACCCGTCGCGACATCGATCACGGCAATATCGATATTGGAATAAAAGTCGTCGAAGAAACCAGCTTGCGTGGTAGCTACTTTGCCGTAACCGATATTGGCAAACAACTTTCCATTTTTGATGGCCAAAAATTTCTGACCTATAGCTCTAAAAACAATGCCGCTTTCGTTGGCGCCGCGCAGGTTGACCTGTGTGGCAAAATCCAATGATCCGGTATTGCTCATGGTTGTAGGATTAAATTTCTGAATTTTTAAAGGCTCTGCCGCATCCCAATAGAAGCCCGTGGTTTCGTTATGGATGACGAAGTTTCCTGTTCCATAGCGCTTTGCTGCTTCGGTGGGGTTCTTGGAGGTAATAAACTGCCCTGAGGTTACCGTGCCATCAGCAGCAACAGAGAGTTTTTCTATGCCTTGCGTAGCGTCGGCACTGCGAAACATCTTGAATATCCAGTTCCCATATACACGCCAGCCTGCCGCACCGCGGTTGGCGACCAGTGATTTTCCACCGACAACATTGCTTATGCTGCCGCTGGGGAACGCATCAAACGTACTCACGTAACCGCCGCCATATTGCTGCGTCCTATCGGAGACCGTCATCAATACATATTTGCTGCTATTTTCTTCCGTAGGAGGCGTCGGATTGTCGTCGCTGCTGCACCCCGCAAATAGGGCGCTTAAACTGATGATTCCAAGGATAGTATAAAATCTTGTTTTCTTCATATCATTGATTTTTTATGGATTTAATGTGGTATGTTAATTTTAAATGGAAACTACGGCCAGGACGCTGGATTTTGTAGTAATCATAGAGCTTGGCATTCATGATATTCTTCACTTCCGCACCCAAAATGAGATTTGTGGCGGGAAATACATAATTGAACCCCGCACTCCATAAGCTTTGGTCGGGCACGAGATCTTTGATCGGCACACGGGAGTCTCCAAATATGCCCAAGAAGCCCTGTGGCTCTTGATCCTTTGGTATTGGTACGAGGTAAAACTCGCGGATGAAGTTGTAGTTGATATAGGGTTTTAGAACATCCCGTTGGGTGAAGACATGGTGAAAGGTACCAGTAGCGCCAAGGTTGGCAAAGAAGTAGGGCGTATTGCGTTGCCGCGTGCCCTCTGTCCATTGGTATATCGCCGATCCAACATCGGTCATCCTGTTGTCTTGCCAGGTCATGTTTCCATTGACCTCTACATTCTTCAAGAGCTGATAGGTTAAGTCCATGTCGAATCCATAACCGCGGATGCTATCCAAGTTTTGATACTGCGCAAAGGGCGACTGTATAGGCACCAGCATAATCATTCCAGAAGTCTTGCGGTAGAAGGCGCCAAATTCGGCGGCCATCTTATTTCGCGCATAGCGGTATCCCAAATTCACATTGAGGCTGCGCTCCGGTTTGAGATTGAAATTTGGGGCACGGGTGTCGTTGTTTCCGAATAGTTCTTCTGCAATAGGCAGGCGGTTTGTTAATTCGGCAGAAGCGCGAATAAAACTGTATGCATTGATCTGGTATTTCAACGCGTTGCCGATTCCCCAGTTGTTATCACTCGCCTTGGTAAATTTACTGATGTCGGTATCATTGGACAGGAAGGCATTGATGCCTTCCGAGGTGAAGCTGAAATGCTTAACAAACAATTGGTTGCTCAACCTGCTGTCCAACCATTTTGATTCCCAAGATAAGCCGACAATGGTTTTTTCATAGCTCGCTCTTCTACTCAGGATGTCTACGTCGGTGCCTGCAAAACGAAATCCATAAGGGTCACTACCTATTCTGCTATTTCTGTTGTAAACAATATTCGCCTCGAGTTGATTCCTTTCATTAATCGCGTAACCTATGTTTGTTCGCGATAGGATATTGGTAAAGTCGATATCGGAAAGGGAAGGGGTAGGCGTTTCACCAACCTGATCGCCTGCTCTGGGGATAAAGTTGCCATACCAATCGTAGGTGCCCCGGACGGTGTCGGTGCGGTTTCGCTGCGTATAGCTATACGAGACAAACTGGTCAAGCCTAAGTTTCTCGTCAAAGAATGATTTCCGATAGCGCAATGCAGGCACTACACCTTTGTTCTGCAATGTCGCTGCCCCATACGGATTGGTCATCAATGCCGGATGTTGCGACTCGCGGTCGATACCATAGGCCGCCACAGAAAAACGAAGTTCATCTGCCCAGCGCTTATTTCTTAGACCGAAGTAGAGCTCGGCAAATCCGTGTTTATAAGCATTATGAAACAAAGGTACCGTAACGGTGTCGTAATTGGCGTTTGCGTTGGTGACCTCTACATCAGCCTTGTAGTTGTTGTCGGAATAGTTGTAAAAGGCATCAAGACCAATAAACTTTTGGTTCTTCTTGTCGCTGCTGTAGAAAGATAGGTTTGCAATATGCGTATTGAAGGATGCTATTTCATAAGATGCGTTGAGCTGTGTGCCGGCATGTTGGGATGTGACCAGATTAACGGCACCACCGAGGGCATCGCCTCCCAAGGAAACAGGTACGACACCTTTGTAAACTTCCACACGGTTCAATAGATTCAATGGAACGTTGTTAATACCATAGCCGCCGCCGAGGTAGTCTAGTGGTATCCCGTCTCGGAAGTACTGTACCGAGCTTCCCTGAAAGCCATTGATTGACACATCTACGGCGTTGCCTAGACCGCCACTTTGCCGAATACGAATACCCGCCGATCGGTTCATCAGCTCGGCCAAGGTAGCCGGTTGCTGCGCCACCGCACGCGTGTCGATCACGATGGCACGGATGGGCTGTTCCTTCACCTGCTGGGTAGCGGATTTCCCGATGACACTGACCTCGTCGATAAGCCTATCCGCTGGTTCCAGATCAATGCTTAGCTGCTGCTCTTGACCGGTAACCTGAATGGTGTCGCTAAATGTTTTAAATCCTACCGCCGTGGCAACGAGGATGTACTCGCCATGCCGAACATCTGAAAAATAAAATGCACCGCTTTCATCGGTCTGGCTAGACTGTAAGCCTAAAACAATGGTTACGCCCGGTATCGCAGTACCCTTTCCACGCACCTGCCCGCTGACGGTCGATCCTGTTTGCGAAAAGGTAGTTTGTCCAGTTAAAGTAAATAGTAATAAAAGCGCGATGCTTAAAATGTTAATGCGCATGGTCAAGATTCTTATTCGGTTTTGCTTCAAAACTGCTTGCAAAGATAATCTTATTTAGATTAAATTTAATTAATTCTTGTAATTTGTTTAGAATCTATCTAAATTAGTGCCGCGCTAGCGAATGGATGTCAAGCATTCGGGCGCCAATCAAACAATGAATCAGAACGACAGGCATCAGGTACGTATAGAGGTTATCAACAATTGCGACAGCTTTATTGGTGAGCGCTGTTACCTGACCGGTAGTTTCAACAACTGGGTGGCTGATGATCATTTGATCGGTGAGTTGCCGGCGAAAGGCGAAGCGTTTAGCACCATCATTCGCGACGTGCGTCCGGGTGAACTGGAGCTGAAAATCAACCGCGGAAGTTGGGATAAACTGCAATCTACCCCAGAAGGAAAGTTGCCTTTGCCTTTTAGTTTTCAGGTTAATCACGACTTGGAAATTTCGTTAACCATCGATGCTTGGCGAGATGAATTTCCGAGTTCTACAGCAAGCGCACAGGTGAAGCTATTGGATGAAAATTTCTACTTTCCTCATCTAGATTGCTACCGGAAGGTATGGATTTACTTGCCGAAAAGCTATGCAGAAGGCGATCGTTCTTACCCAGTATTATACATGCACGATGGGCAGCATCTTTTTGACGAGGCTACTTCGGTAGGACGTGCCGGACCGGTGGAATGGATGGTGGACGAGACGATTGATGCCCACGAAGGGCAGGTGTTGGTGGTTGCTGTCGATCATGCGCCGACCTACGCTGAACGGGAAACTGAATTTTTGATGCATCCGAAACCCGAAGTGCCCGTTGTAAAAGGAGAGGCCTACCTGAAAGATATTGTTTCCGTCTTGAAACCTTACGTCGATAAACACTACCGTACAAAATCCGATCGCGACCATACGGCCATGGTAGGAAGTTCGATCGGCGGTTTGCTGAGTCTATATGCTGCGCTAAGCTACCCGGAAACCTTCGGTACCTTGGGAATCTTTTCTCCTTCAATATGGATGGATCGTACGGCGCTCTATCAGATCAGTCAAGAACGTTTGGAACGATCTAAAGCGGCATTTAAGGGGATGGACTTTTACCTCTATGTTGGTGGCCGTGAAAAACGGATGGATAGCCGGGGTAAGCACGGGAATATGTCGCGCGACTTACAGGAATACGCTGATTTCTTAAAGGAACATGCCACGATAGCTATGGAGTTGGATATTGATCCGCATGGGAAACACGGCGCACAGGCTTGGCAACAGGCCTTTTCACGCTTTTACCTGTTTTGGCAGGAAAAGATTAATAATTAGCATTTTTTACTAATAATATAACAATATGCGTATGTTCAATCCAAATTTTGAAAAAAAGAATAGCCTTAAAATGATACTGGCCATCACGGCAATGGGCCTACCATTCATGCATGCTTCGGCGCAGCAGGTAGATAAATCATCACCAGCAGGGAAAGGCGTGTACGAGTCTGCCTTCAACGCGAAGGATGGACATGTATACGTAACAAGTGCAGGCTCTAGGAACGTTCCCGGAGGCGCTTTGTACAAAATCAATCCAGCGGATCTTTCGGTAGTAGACAGCATCTCGCTGAAGGAGAATCCTCCTTATGGCATTGCTATAAACAGCAAAACACAAGTGGCTTACACCACCAACACCCGTACGAATTCAGTAAGCGCTGTTGATTTGAAAACAGGGAAGGTTTTGGCAACTATCAATAGTGGTGCGGAGAAATCACACACGCGTGAGGTCTTGGTAGATGAAGACAATAACTTGGTGTACGTGACCGATGTGGGCGATCCGAGCAGCATTTGGGTAATCGATGGAAAAACAAATACCTTCTCGCACCTTATTCCTGATTTGGGGAAAACAGCAACCGGTATGGCCTTCGCGAAATCTAAAGATAAATTGTATGTGACCGTTATGGGAACCAACTCTATTGCGGTGATCAACACAAAGACTCGTAAGATCGAGAAATCATTCGCTTCGGGTGGCGAAGCACCTATCAATATTGCGAGCGATGGCAAACGTCTTTTCGTGACCAACCAAAAATCAGGAACGGTGACGGTGTTGGATACGGAGGGGAACTTGCTTAAAAGTATTGAAACCGGCGCTGGTGCCATCGGCTTAGCCTATGACGGTGTTAAGAATCGCATCTACTCGGCCAATCGCGGAACGGGAACAACGACCGTCATCGATGCAAAAACTTATGCCGTGTTAGCTGATTTGCAAACGGGATCTGCACCCAATCACGTGCGGGTAGACCCTAAATCGGGAGTAGCCTATGTGGTCAATAAAACAAAAGGTGGCCGTCCAGTAGAAGGACAGGCACCAGTGGTGGATACCAATGGTGACACCATCACTAAAATTAATTAATAATCCGTTAGTGTAATCTGGAGTTGTTTCTGGGCGGAAACAGTATGCCCTGTTTCCGTTCCCAGGACGGCTTCCCTACCTCGGTTCTTCTGGAAGCTTCATCTACGATGACGTTTTGTGAAGAGTTAGCTTGAGCAAGAGAGGTGCTCAATGGTAGGATGGGAACACAAACGTCTAGGAAGAGATAATTTTGAATAGTTATAGAAGTCGTATCGGTATACCGTTAATCGCTGTGTGCAGCATCCTGCTATTAGCGTGGATTTCGTTGTTTACAGGTGTTAAGGATATTCGATTTTCCGAGCTTTACACCGATAGTGAAAAACTGCTGTTTTTTGTCATCAGCCGCATACCACGAACCCTATCCTTGGTTTTGGTGGGAGCGGGAATGAGCGTTGCGGGTTTTGTCATGCAACAGCTTTCCCAAAACAAATTTGTTTCGCCTACTACTTCGGGGGCGTTGGAAGCCGCAAAAATGGGTATTCTCTTTTCCCTGATTTTTGTGCCACAGGCATCCTTAACGCTGCGTATGGTTTTCGCGTTGGTCTTCACCTTTTTGTCGGCATTTCTCTTTATCCTTTTTGTGGGAAAATTGCGAATGCGAAGCACCGTTTTCATTCCGCTGGTAGGGTTGATGTTTGGGAGTATTCTAAGTGCGATAGCTACCTTTTTCGCCTATCGCTACGGTATTGTACAAAATACACAAGAATGGCTGCTGGGCGATTTTTCATCGGTAATACAGGGTCAGTATGAGACCGTTTACGTTATTCTACCGGCTGTGCTGTTGATCTATATTTATGCAGAGCGGTTTACTATTGCTGGTATGGGCGAAAGCTTTGCCAAGAACCTGGGATTATCCTACAATAGCATTGTGCAGATCGGCCTATTTGCGGTTTCCTTAGTGGTGAGTGCTTCGGTTGTTACCGTGGGCGCTATCCCTTTCGTGGGCTTAATTATTCCTAATTTGGTAAGTATCTTCGTGGGCGATAACCTTAGAAAAGCCTTGCCCTTGACCGCTTTTATTGGGGCTGCTTTCCTGTTGAGTTGTGACATCGTTGGTAGGCTAATCGTGTTTCCCTACGAAGTACCTATCGGCATGACTGTAGGCATCATTGGAAGCATCGTATTCTTGGTGATGATCTTAAGGAAGAAGTAGATGAAGATGTACTATAAATTTCTGATGATCCTATTGCTGCTATTCGTCGTGGCAGGTCTGTTTATGTTCTACGACGTTGGTGCGAACAGCAATTATGTACTCAGCAAGCGCGGCATTCGTTTGGCGAGTATGTTGGTGGTGGGGATTAGTGTTGCCTTTTCATCTGTCATCTTTCAGACCTTGACGAACAATCGTATTCTAACCCCTTCCATTATGGGGTATGAAGCGATTTTTATTCTTTTCCAAACTATCATTGTCTTTCTTTACGGCGATAAGGCATTTAAAGTGATTTCCCAGCAGGAAAACTTTTTTTATGCGGTGTTGCTGATGTTGGTCTTCTCGGTCGTCATGTATTTGCTGATGTTCGGCAAGCAGAAGCGCGGTATGTTTTACCTGTTACTGACGGGCATGGTTATGGGAACTTTGTTCCAGACCTTGAGCCAATTTATGCATGTGCTGATCGATCCAAACGAGTTTTCGATTGTGCAGAACTTTATGTTCGTGTCCTTTGCGAAAATGAATACCAAGTTGCTGAGTATGGCCAGCATAACCATGCTGCTCACAATTGTGTATGCGCTTTATCATGCCAGGTATTTGGACGTAATTGCGTTGGGAAGGGAGCATGCTATCAATCTAGGGCTGGATTACAATAAACTGGTTCGTCGCTTTATGTTGGTCATTTCCTTGCTTGTGTCTGTATCTACTGCGCTGGTCGGGCCCATCACGTTTTTGGGGATATTGGTAACCAACCTGACCTACGAACTATTCACTACAAGAAAACATCGATGGATGCTATGGATTTGCAGTGTTATTGCTTGTCTTTGCTTAGTGTTAGGGCAATTTCTCGTGGAACACGTCCTTCGTTTTTCTACGACGGTCAGCATTGTTATTAACTTTATTGGAGGTGTATACTTTATGTATTTAATATGGATATCGCGGA
This genomic window contains:
- a CDS encoding c-type cytochrome; translated protein: MKKLKTSIIVGLGVAMLVGCFPKASEVIRSLPVENKEQILAKYSESEIAEGKVLFTNNCAKCHKQKEPETRTPEQWNNTLKRMIPKAKLNDRDGQLVRAYLIVNAKEA
- a CDS encoding bestrophin family protein is translated as MLLKGKISVLDFVKTIRYDLVAITAFSVFVGYLDTQRFLASMVIPLALVAIVGTAISLLLAFRTGQAYDRWWEARTVWGAIVNDSRTFLRQLREFLPDGEDREIRQFIERQIIWNFALSESLRRLPFSSRVRQYIDLEGVKDANVPNALLLKHGLQLKKLNAEGKLTEFRQVQLDTTLTKLCDSMGRCERIKNTVFPVSYSTLIHFLIYLFAFLLPFGLDDNFPLIEAILTAGIPIIFIVIERTAILMQDPFENGPMDTPMTNISQNIEFVLRQQLGDDVEKPAPTDPNFYYML
- a CDS encoding amidohydrolase, which translates into the protein MKAKNALSRKDFIWQTSLAAAGMMASSPYLASAKAKRGIASSSSYRIKNVRLETGFIYENDEVIGTKTETFTLEIADGKIKAILPNVNDDQAIDAQGALALPAFHDMHIHLDKTFFGGQWQAVRPRQGGVKGMIALEQQLLPKMLQSSTEHAEKLIELLQSKGSGYARSHVNIEPTSKLDSLKNLQRALERKKDGFQAELVAFPQHGLFYTDSRSYMKEAATMDIDFIGGLDPYSIDGNIERTIDFTVQLALDHGKGIDIHLHEGGESGLKTVEYLIKKVQENPVLQGKTYLSHSFILAHLDGAQLERTAEALGQAKIGIISTIPFGRTIMPIPTLCKHGVEVLTGNDSIIDHWNTFGSGSVLQKANLAAQLYGYVTEFALSRSLKIATRGVLPLNDSGQQQWPKAGDEASFVLVDASCSAEAIARIADVKGLVQHGNPVF
- a CDS encoding TonB-dependent receptor; translation: MRINILSIALLLLFTLTGQTTFSQTGSTVSGQVRGKGTAIPGVTIVLGLQSSQTDESGAFYFSDVRHGEYILVATAVGFKTFSDTIQVTGQEQQLSIDLEPADRLIDEVSVIGKSATQQVKEQPIRAIVIDTRAVAQQPATLAELMNRSAGIRIRQSGGLGNAVDVSINGFQGSSVQYFRDGIPLDYLGGGYGINNVPLNLLNRVEVYKGVVPVSLGGDALGGAVNLVTSQHAGTQLNASYEIASFNTHIANLSFYSSDKKNQKFIGLDAFYNYSDNNYKADVEVTNANANYDTVTVPLFHNAYKHGFAELYFGLRNKRWADELRFSVAAYGIDRESQHPALMTNPYGAATLQNKGVVPALRYRKSFFDEKLRLDQFVSYSYTQRNRTDTVRGTYDWYGNFIPRAGDQVGETPTPSLSDIDFTNILSRTNIGYAINERNQLEANIVYNRNSRIGSDPYGFRFAGTDVDILSRRASYEKTIVGLSWESKWLDSRLSNQLFVKHFSFTSEGINAFLSNDTDISKFTKASDNNWGIGNALKYQINAYSFIRASAELTNRLPIAEELFGNNDTRAPNFNLKPERSLNVNLGYRYARNKMAAEFGAFYRKTSGMIMLVPIQSPFAQYQNLDSIRGYGFDMDLTYQLLKNVEVNGNMTWQDNRMTDVGSAIYQWTEGTRQRNTPYFFANLGATGTFHHVFTQRDVLKPYINYNFIREFYLVPIPKDQEPQGFLGIFGDSRVPIKDLVPDQSLWSAGFNYVFPATNLILGAEVKNIMNAKLYDYYKIQRPGRSFHLKLTYHIKSIKNQ
- a CDS encoding alpha/beta hydrolase; protein product: MNQNDRHQVRIEVINNCDSFIGERCYLTGSFNNWVADDHLIGELPAKGEAFSTIIRDVRPGELELKINRGSWDKLQSTPEGKLPLPFSFQVNHDLEISLTIDAWRDEFPSSTASAQVKLLDENFYFPHLDCYRKVWIYLPKSYAEGDRSYPVLYMHDGQHLFDEATSVGRAGPVEWMVDETIDAHEGQVLVVAVDHAPTYAERETEFLMHPKPEVPVVKGEAYLKDIVSVLKPYVDKHYRTKSDRDHTAMVGSSIGGLLSLYAALSYPETFGTLGIFSPSIWMDRTALYQISQERLERSKAAFKGMDFYLYVGGREKRMDSRGKHGNMSRDLQEYADFLKEHATIAMELDIDPHGKHGAQAWQQAFSRFYLFWQEKINN
- a CDS encoding YncE family protein, which produces MFNPNFEKKNSLKMILAITAMGLPFMHASAQQVDKSSPAGKGVYESAFNAKDGHVYVTSAGSRNVPGGALYKINPADLSVVDSISLKENPPYGIAINSKTQVAYTTNTRTNSVSAVDLKTGKVLATINSGAEKSHTREVLVDEDNNLVYVTDVGDPSSIWVIDGKTNTFSHLIPDLGKTATGMAFAKSKDKLYVTVMGTNSIAVINTKTRKIEKSFASGGEAPINIASDGKRLFVTNQKSGTVTVLDTEGNLLKSIETGAGAIGLAYDGVKNRIYSANRGTGTTTVIDAKTYAVLADLQTGSAPNHVRVDPKSGVAYVVNKTKGGRPVEGQAPVVDTNGDTITKIN